In Candidatus Methylacidiphilales bacterium, the sequence CAGGTCTTTGTCCAGTGGGATCCTTACAATGTTTCCATTCTGACGGAAAAAACCGGCAAGGTGGAATTCCGCGACATCATTGAAGGCGTCACGATGAAGCATGAGGTGGACGAAACCACGAAGCTGGTCGGCACCGTCATCATTGAACACAAGGAAGATTTGCATCCGCAGATCGTGATTGTCGGCAGCGACAAGCAACCGCAGGCGGCCTACTCCATTCCTTCCGGAGCCCATATTGAGGTGAAGGAAGGCCAGGAAGTCAAAGCCGGCCAGCGTTTGGCGAAGACCCCGCGCAAGGTGGCCAAGACCAAGGACATCACCGGCGGTCTGCCGCGTGTGGCCGAGTTGTTTGAGGCCCGCAAACCCAAGGACGCGGCGGAAATCGCCAAGATCGAAGGCGAAGTCCAGTTGGGCGGCACTTCCCGCGGTAAGAAGCTTCTCATCATTCGCGACAAGGAAACCGCTTTGGAAGAGGAGCACCAGATTCCGTTGTCCAAGCACCTGATCGTTTATCAGGGCGACCATGTGAAGAAGGGCCAGCAATTGACCGAAGGGCCCGTGGTCCCGCACGAAATTCTGGAAGTCTGCGGACCCCAGGAATTGCAGGAATACCTGGTCAACGAAGTGCAGGAGGTTTACCGCCTGCAGGGCGTGGAAATCAACGACAAGCACATCGAAACCATCGTTCGCCAGATGCTTCGCAAGGTGAAGGTGACCGAACCCGGCGATACCATGTTCCTTTGGGGCGATCAGGTTGACAGGCTTGCGTTTGAGGAGGAAAACCGGAAGGTGGCTAACAAGGGTGGCAAGCCCGCCGAAGCCACACCGGTGCTGCTCGGCATCACCAAGGCGTCGCTCGAAACCGAAAGCTTCATTTCCGCGGCTTCATTCCAGGACACGACCCGTGTGCTGACGGATGCAGCCACCCTCGGAAAGATCGACAGGCTGCGCGGTTTCAAGGAAAACGTCATCATGGGCCATCTGATCCCGGCCGGAACCGGTTTCCATCGCTACCGCCGTATTACACTGGAACAGCTTGGCGAGGAAGTCGGCGAGCCGCTGGTGGGTTTGGAAGACAAGGAAGAGGACAAGAAGCAGATCCTTGAAATCCCGGCTGCCCTGGCGGAATAAGCTGAGAATTCACCGCTGAGGCGCTGAGAACGCAGAGAAAATCAAAAGGCTTTAAAAAGCCATCGATTTTTTCTTCCTCTGCGCTCTCTGTGACTCTGCGGTGAAAACTTTCGATCAATAAATCGTAAAGCTGACTTCTTCCCAGTACCCGTTTCCGAGCTGCTCTTTCATGCTTTGGGAAAAGGGTTCCAATTGCCCGCTGACTTCCATGATGGAACGGCGGGAGACAGCCAGGAGCCCCGCGAGTTGCCTGCCTTCGAGTATCTGCAAGTCTGTGATGACTCCATCCGAGCGGATGAAAAATTTGATTCGTACGGTTCCGATGCTGACAATCCCGGAGTCTTTATTCACATAGATGTACCAGCGGGAGCCGATCGCGCGGAAAACCTTGGCTTTGTAGCGGCCCATCTCGCTTTCCTGGGCGCCGATGGAGGAATCCAAATCCGGAGCGGCGCCGCCTTCAATCGTGTTGGCGCGTTTCTGCGCGGTAAAGGAACTGGAGGGTTGGCTGGGGTTGCTGGTTGTTTGCTGTTGCGCGGCTTTGGCCGGGGTGACTTCTTCCTGGGCCTTTCGTGGTTCCATCGGTTCGGCGATTCCAAATATACCGTCAGGACGCGGGGTTAAATTTTCCTTCGGGTTTTTAATTGCCTCCTGGGCTTCCACAGCCTTTTGCGGTTGCCGCTGTTCCTGCTGTTTGGTGTTTTCCCTGGCCTGGTTTTCGGGTGTTGGCTGTTGGGGATTGCCCTCAAGCTGCGGAGTGTATTCCTGATTGTGAAGGGTGATTCCCGGCACGCTGGCTCCTGTTTGGGAAGGCAGGAAGGGGTTGCCATTGCCAGCTTGGGTGCTTGAGGCTGCGGTGTTTTGCTCGCCCTCAAACGGGGTTCTGGAATCGGGTTTTGGAGCGTGGCGGGATTCGCTGGTATCGACGAAATATTTTTTGTTCGGATCCGCGGCGGGTTGCGGTTGCTTGACCGGTTCAGGTACCAGGGTAAGGGTCAGCGGTTGCCTGTGGATATCGGGCGTTTCGTGGCGATAAAGGGGGGCCAGTAATTTGGAAAACAGAAGCAACAAAATCAGCACATGAAGCATCAGGGACGCTCCAACGTAGGCCGACAATTGTTTCGGTTGCATGTTTGAAAACACTATACAAGGGCGCGGCTGCATGCCCAGCCGGATTGTTTGTGGCTTGGGCGTCCCGCCCAAGGACGGATTCGTCCGAAGCTTAAAACTTACAACTTAACACCTTAAACTTATGTAGAACCACGGCTGAGCGCAGATGGAAATACGTGGGCTTGTTATCCGACGGGAGTGTGCGACAGGCCAAGGGCTGTCCGCACTTCAGCTTGTGAAGCGATTCGTTTCCCAAACAGGGCAGCCATGCTCGAAGCGCGCTTGACCAAATCGGTGTTGGCAGCCGGGTGCCTGCGCTCAACATCAAGCCAGAGGCTGTCTTCGAGGCCAAGGCGAACTCCGTTTCCGTAGAGTATGCCCATCGCATTCATGGTCAGTTGGGCCGCTCCAAGTCCGCCGCCCGTCCACAATGAGCCCGGCGGCAACTCATTCATCAGCAAGCTGAGATGGGCTGGCGTTGCCTGGGCCGTGGCAATATTCCCGAGGATGAAATTGAAATAAAGGGGCGGCCGTATCAATCCCTTGTCAACAAGGTAGCGCGCGTAGTTCAACATCCCGGTGTCGAACACCTCAAGCTCCGGCTTGATGCCGGCTTCGGCCATTCGTTCCGCCAGCCGGCGTATCATCTCCGGGCTGTTGACGCTTGTCTCGCGGCTGAAATTCATCGATGCCAGGGTCAGGCTGCCCATGTCCGGCTTCAAGTCGCCTGTGAGCCCCAGAGGATCGGAGCGTTCCTCAAAGGCGCCAAAATTCCGGCCGCTGAGCGAAACGCAAATGACGATGTCGGGGAAAACCTCCCGAATGGACCCGATCAAACGCGCATAAATTTCCTTTTTGTAGGTCGGCTGGCCGTATTCGTCGCGCGCATGCAAATGCAGGATGTTGGCGCCCAATGCAACGCATTGTTTTACGTCCTCGACTATTTCCGGCATCGAAATCGGAACATGGGCATTCATCTCCTTGGTCGGGATCATGCCGGTGGGCGCCAGATTGAGAATCAGCCCGTCCATACAACAACACTAGGCCGGTGTTTTGGGCAAGGGAAGCGATTCGGAACGGATGCGTGCGGGGTTGCCCAGCACGGTTGCGCCCTCGGGAACATCATGGGTGACCACGCTGCCGGCGCCAACCACGGCATTTGCCCCAATCGTCACGCCTGGCAGGATCACGCTGCCGCCCCCGACTTTCGCGCCGCGACAAATGCGGGGGAATGCCATCGATCCGCCGGTCAGTTTGTCGTTGAGTGTGACCACGCGCGGCCCAATGAAGACATCGTCCTCGATGACAACGCCTCTCGTAATGTGGCATGCCGTCTGGATGGAAACGCGGTCTCCAATCGTGCAGTGGCAGATGTTGCAATGGGAGCCGATGGTGCAATGGGAACCGATTGCAGCGCCGGAATGGATCAGCGTCATCGACCCCACCCGGGTGGAGCCGCCGATTTGAACGCCGTCCTGCACTTCAGTCAGGACCGGATTGTAAAACAGGACGCCTGGGAATCGTTTTGAAAGTTCTTGCATCTTCAACTGTTGGTACGTTGCCTTCCAGATAAAAGCCTTCCCGCGGAAGCAAAGCAAGGTTAAAGCGGATGTAAGCCTCATCCGTTTTGCAAAAAATGGTGTAGCGACAGGGAACGCATTTTTCACCGCAGAACGCGGAGAAAAATCAAAATTGAACCACGGATAAACACGGATGTTCACGGATAGAAGGATCGCTGGATTCTTGTCTGAAGGGAGCGCGGGTCACAGAGTCGCCTGGGAGACCGTCCTTGCCTGCCCCTTCCGGCATCGTCTCGACGCTGACAGACGGGGCGGGACGCCCCTTGAACCCGCAGCCGGGACGGCCGCGCTACTCTGCGGAACACAACTATTTGCGTGGGCGTTTTCTCAAATGGAGGGACGAGCGCTGTCTCGTCCCACTTTTGTTGTGTTCTTGATCCTGTTGCGCCAATGATTCAACTTTTCTCCTGCGTCTGGTTTTGATACGGTTTAGCCAATCTTGTTTCTCGTGGCAGATGGCGAGGAGCGTTCGATAAAATGGAGAATCACAAATGGAAGCACCTAAATCAGGCCTTCGTGCATTTCAAGATCGGATGGCAAACGCCGGTTGGTGCATTCAATTGATCCCCTACGATGACCCATCAAAGCCGATGAGGGTTCAAACCAATTTGTATGCATTGGTTGGAGTGCTTGTATTTCTTGGTGGATTTTTGCTGTTCCTTCAGAAGCATGACAGAATCTACCTGTGCGTCGCAGTTGTTGCTTTAGGCTTGGCTTGTCTCGGTCTTCTTTTTGTGGGAAGAAGTAAAAGGCGTGGATGGCAGCGATTGAACGCCGTTTGCATTGATAGAGAACACAAGCGATGCCATAGAATTGGTGGCGGTGCTGCTTCCGGTGGTTATACATGGGCATTCCGGTTGCTGTGTAAATTCGAGTTTGAGGGCACGGAATATTCTGTGACCCCAGGATTTTGGCGATCGTTTGCATCGGAAAAAGGCCTCTTGCGCTTTTTGGAAAAAACAATCAATGGCGATGGAATCTGTGCGCTGTATGTGAATCCTCAGAATCCTCTGCAGACGGAATTCTCCGGAGGGGATCTGGCAGACTGGCTTCTGCATTAGAAATGGTTGCCGGCGTTTGCTTGGGGTTGAAGTACGATAAATGACGACGTCAATTTCTGATAAAACGTAAAACTCACATGCCCAAAAAATCATATCCCTTTTCCAAGGTCTATGGCTTGCTTGAGCCGGGCCCGGTGGTGTTGCTAACAACCGCACATCGAGGGCGTTCAGACGTCATGGCGATGTCGTGGCACACCATGCTCGAGTTTGAACCGCCGCTCGTGGGTTGCGTGGTGAGCAATCGCAACCATAGCTTCCGCCTGTTGAAGGCAAGCCGCGAATGCGTCATTAACATTCCCACAGTTGAGATCGCCGAAAAGGTTGTGGGTTGCGGCAATACGTCGGGTGCGAAGATTGATAAGTTCAAAAAATTTGACCTCACGCCCAAGCCTGCCGCGCTGGTTGGCGCGCCTCTTATCGAAGAGTGCTTTGCCAATCTCGAATGCCAGGTGGTTGATGCCCGGCTGGTGGCCAGCTATTGTTTTTTTGTTCTGGAAGTCGTCAAAGCCTGGATCAATCCCGCCGTGAAAAACTCGAGGACGATCCATCATCTTGGAAAAGGCAACTTCATGGTGGCCGGAGAAAAGATCAAGCTGAAGTCGAAGATGAAGTAACATGAAGCTCACGCCTGTAACCCAGCTCAATGAACAGCAGCTTGCCCAACTGCACCAACTTTATCAGGGCGAGTGGTGGAGTCGCGGGCGCACATTGCCGGACATCACGCGCGCAATCGCGGGGACCGACTACATTTTTGGATTTGCCGAGCCGGACTCGGGCAGGCTCGTTATCTTTGCGCGGGTACTCAGCGACCGCGTGTACAAGGCGCTGTTGCTAGATGTCATTGTCCATCCGGATTATCGCGGGCAGGGACTTGGCCGCATGCTTGTGGACGCCGTTGTCAGCCATCCCGACTTGGCGGGAGTCCGGCAGTTTGAACTTTATTGCCGTCCCGAGCTGCGTGATTTCTACCGCCAATGGGGATTCACGGACGATATAGGGGAAATTATATTCATGCGGAAAACGCTGGACGCCCAGAAGAGTGGATGAAAATAAAAACCAACAGGAGAATACTATGAACCTTCCAAAACGGATATTGGGACGCACCAAACTTGAAGTGACCCAGCTTGGGTTTGGCGCAATGGAGATACGCGACCGGCGAATCTGGGGCGGGCGGCCCTGCAATCCCGATCAGGCGAAGACGATCCTCGCCTCGGTCCTGGATTCAGGGATCAACTTCATCGACACGGCAAACGACTACGGCAAGAGCGAGTTGTTCATCGGCGAGTTCATCGCAAGCCGCCGAAAGGAATATTTTCTCGCCACCAAATGCGGCTGCCATGTGCAGTATGCGGGGGATCATGACGACACGCCGCACGTTTGGACGCGCGAGAATATACTGCGGAACATCAGCGATTCGCTGCTGAAAATGCGGACCGATTATGTGGACCTCCTCCAATTGCACAATCCGGAGGTCGAGACCTGCGAAAGCGCCAAACTGGTGGATGTATTGCGGGAATTGAAGAGTTCAGGGGCTGTTCGATTCATTGGATGCTCATCCACCTCGCCGCATTTGAAAACGTATATTGGCTGGGGAGTTTTTGATGTTTTCCAGGTGCCGTATTCGGCGCTGGAAAGGCGGCATGAAAATTTGATCACCCAGGCCGGTGAAGCCGGAGCGGGAGTTATTGTTCGGGGTGGTGTGGCAAGAGGCGAGCCTGGAGCGGGACTGGGCGGCAAGGACCGCTGGCAGCTATTCGAAAAAGCGCGGTTGGGCGAACTCTGCGGGCCGGGGGAAAGCCCCACGGCATTTTTGTTGCGGTTTACCTTGAGCCATCCGCATTGCCATACGACCATTGTTGGAACGCTTCAACCGGAGCATCTGAAGGAAAATGTTGCGATAGCCTGCAAAGGGGCTCTGCCTGCGGACGTTTATGCGGAAGCCAAGAAACGACTGGATGCGGCGGGAGAACGGCCGGAATAAAATCAAATAAGGCGATGTTAGTTGCAGCGGAGTGCGGTGATCCATGTTTTGGATCGCCACGACCCAGAAAACCACACACTCCGAAGCAGTCGCCGCGGCGACCTTTCTGCCCCTCTTGACATAGGGGATTGGGCCTCCTAATGAACCAGTTGTGACAAGATGTTGAAAGACAGAATGTTAGAGATTTTGTGAATTTTCATAAGGACCAAA encodes:
- a CDS encoding 3-keto-5-aminohexanoate cleavage protein — protein: MDGLILNLAPTGMIPTKEMNAHVPISMPEIVEDVKQCVALGANILHLHARDEYGQPTYKKEIYARLIGSIREVFPDIVICVSLSGRNFGAFEERSDPLGLTGDLKPDMGSLTLASMNFSRETSVNSPEMIRRLAERMAEAGIKPELEVFDTGMLNYARYLVDKGLIRPPLYFNFILGNIATAQATPAHLSLLMNELPPGSLWTGGGLGAAQLTMNAMGILYGNGVRLGLEDSLWLDVERRHPAANTDLVKRASSMAALFGKRIASQAEVRTALGLSHTPVG
- a CDS encoding acyltransferase gives rise to the protein MQELSKRFPGVLFYNPVLTEVQDGVQIGGSTRVGSMTLIHSGAAIGSHCTIGSHCNICHCTIGDRVSIQTACHITRGVVIEDDVFIGPRVVTLNDKLTGGSMAFPRICRGAKVGGGSVILPGVTIGANAVVGAGSVVTHDVPEGATVLGNPARIRSESLPLPKTPA
- a CDS encoding flavin reductase family protein gives rise to the protein MPKKSYPFSKVYGLLEPGPVVLLTTAHRGRSDVMAMSWHTMLEFEPPLVGCVVSNRNHSFRLLKASRECVINIPTVEIAEKVVGCGNTSGAKIDKFKKFDLTPKPAALVGAPLIEECFANLECQVVDARLVASYCFFVLEVVKAWINPAVKNSRTIHHLGKGNFMVAGEKIKLKSKMK
- a CDS encoding GNAT family N-acetyltransferase, which gives rise to MKLTPVTQLNEQQLAQLHQLYQGEWWSRGRTLPDITRAIAGTDYIFGFAEPDSGRLVIFARVLSDRVYKALLLDVIVHPDYRGQGLGRMLVDAVVSHPDLAGVRQFELYCRPELRDFYRQWGFTDDIGEIIFMRKTLDAQKSG
- a CDS encoding aldo/keto reductase; its protein translation is MNLPKRILGRTKLEVTQLGFGAMEIRDRRIWGGRPCNPDQAKTILASVLDSGINFIDTANDYGKSELFIGEFIASRRKEYFLATKCGCHVQYAGDHDDTPHVWTRENILRNISDSLLKMRTDYVDLLQLHNPEVETCESAKLVDVLRELKSSGAVRFIGCSSTSPHLKTYIGWGVFDVFQVPYSALERRHENLITQAGEAGAGVIVRGGVARGEPGAGLGGKDRWQLFEKARLGELCGPGESPTAFLLRFTLSHPHCHTTIVGTLQPEHLKENVAIACKGALPADVYAEAKKRLDAAGERPE